In the Desulfuromonas sp. DDH964 genome, CGCTTTCTGGCCGCTTTCCCGATGCTGCTGGAGGGAATCCCCGCCAACGAATACTTCACGCCGCAAAAGCTGGTCGGCGGCTGTTACTCACTTCGGGTGCTGGAGCGCTTTGCCGAATTTTTCGGTTTGGTGGAGATTGAACGGGTCGGCAACCGGATCCTGCCCGATCTGATCCGGATCAGAAAGCGCCCGCTCCTCGACGAAGTCGTAAAGTTTCGCTGTTGATCGGCGGGGAGCGGAGTGCAGCGCCCGCGGGGTAGATTTTTGGTCGGTTCGATTCTTCCTGAGACGATGATATCAACCAATCAACTTCGCCGGTTCCGGCCGGCCGCCGGGTGGCTTTCTTTGCCGGCCCAAAGAAAGTCACCAAAGAAAGGGCCGCCACTCGGCGTGGGGCCATGCGGTGATTGACCTGGGTACGGGTCAATGTAGCGCAGTACGGTTCCAGCTGTTTACCGACCCGCACCCCAAGGCGCCGGGACCCATCCGTCTGGGGTCCCGGGTGCGTGGCGAAGGGTGATCCGATTGACAAAGAGAGTCTGCTGCTCGCTCTGGAGTTAATGGCCAAAAGCAGGTGCCTTTGACCTTAAACAACACGAGCAGTTTACAGCCACAGTACGGAAGAGACAGCTTTCCGCGACTCTGTTGGTTCGAAGACGCGGTCCCACGAAGCGTGGCGAGTCACTATCTGCACCGCCGGCGTTTGGAACCGGGACCGGCCGTGGCGGCATGCCCCCCGCGAGGGGAAGGCCATTTTTTGCTTACTTTTTGTCAGTAGTGTCCGGTTAGCAAATTGCATTCACCCAAAGTTGCAGATAATTGTAAATATTTTCACAAGTTAGCGTATTTTTTGCTTGACAAATCGTCGTGAAGTCGGCGCGGCGATTTTCGTAAATACCTATTTTATATGAGGATTTACGAAAATGTCATTACTTGTTCGCTGCCACCGTACCCGGCTTAGCAGGCGTGCGTATTCCGAGCCAAACTTTCCACCGATTCCGATGCAAACTTGCCACTGATTCCGATCCAAACTTGCCAGTCATTCCGACGCAAGGTTTCCACCCGTTCCGATCCAAACTTTCCAGTTTGAGCGGAAGAGGTCGGTGAATCTGTCAGACTGATCAAAGTTCTCGCGACGCTGGGTAACCGCGGGGTACAACCTTCTGGACTTTTTCCAGGAGGTGGTCCCATTGGCACACACGAGGTTATCCATGCGCAAGATCAAGGACGTTCTGCGTCTGCATTACGAAGCCGGCCTGACACAGCGGGCCATCGCCCGCTCCGTCGGCACGTCACACACCACGGTGGGCGAATTTCTGAGACGCGCCGCTCACGCCGGGTTGTCTTGGCCGCTGCCAGAGAATCTGGACGAAACCCGACTTGAACAGTTGCTCTTTCCGCCAGCGCCAGTCATTCCCGCCGACCAGCGCCCCATGCCCGACTGGGCGACCATCCATCAGGAACTCAAGCGCAAGGGCGTCACCCTGGGGCTGCTCTGGGAGGAATACCAGAACAGCCATCCCGAGGGGTATCGCTACAGCCGTTTCTGCGATCTGTACCGTGAGTGGTCCGGCAAACTGCGTCTGTCGATGCGTCAGGTGCACAAAGCCGGCGAGAAGCTGTTTGTCGACTACACCGGCCAGACCCTGCCGATCGTCGACCGCCGCACCGGCGAGATCCGCGAAGCGCAACTGTTCGTCGCGGCCCTGGGGGCGAGTTCCCAGACGTTTGCCGAAGCCACCTGGACCCAAGGGCTGCCGGACTGGATCGGCTCGCATGTCCGGGCCTTCTCCTTCTACGGCGGAGTGCCCGAGATCGTTGTTCCGGACAACCTGAAAAGCGCCGTCTCCAAACCCTGCCGCTACGAACCGGACATCAACCCCACCTATGCGGAGCTGGCCGCTCACTATGGCTGCGCGGTGATTCCGGCGCGGGTGCGCAAACCCAAAGACAAGGCCAAGGTCGAGGCGGCGGTTCTGGTCGCCGAGCGCTTCATCCTGGCGCGGCTGCGCAACCGTACCTTCTTCAGTCTGGCCGAGGCCAACGCCGCCATTCGGGAGCTGGTGGAGCACCTCAACCGGCGCCCCTTCAAGAAGCTTCCCGGCTGCCGCCAGCAGCTCTTCGACACCCTGGAACGTCCGGCTCTGAATCCTCTGCCGGCGACCCCCTATACGTTCGCCGAATGGCGCCATGCGCGGGTCAACATCGATTACCATGCCGAAGTCGACCACCACTACTACTCGGTCCCGTATGTGCTGGTGAAGCAGCAGCTCGACGTGCGCCTGACGGCGACCACCGTCGAATTTCTGCACAAAGGGCAACGGGTGGCCTCCCATGTCCGCTCCTCTGAGCGCGGTCGCCACACCACTCTCGGCGAGCACATGCCCAAAAGCCACAGGGAGTATGCCGAATGGACGCCGCAGCGCCTGGTTTCCTGGGCGGCCAAAACCGGACCGCAC is a window encoding:
- the istA gene encoding IS21 family transposase, with protein sequence MRKIKDVLRLHYEAGLTQRAIARSVGTSHTTVGEFLRRAAHAGLSWPLPENLDETRLEQLLFPPAPVIPADQRPMPDWATIHQELKRKGVTLGLLWEEYQNSHPEGYRYSRFCDLYREWSGKLRLSMRQVHKAGEKLFVDYTGQTLPIVDRRTGEIREAQLFVAALGASSQTFAEATWTQGLPDWIGSHVRAFSFYGGVPEIVVPDNLKSAVSKPCRYEPDINPTYAELAAHYGCAVIPARVRKPKDKAKVEAAVLVAERFILARLRNRTFFSLAEANAAIRELVEHLNRRPFKKLPGCRQQLFDTLERPALNPLPATPYTFAEWRHARVNIDYHAEVDHHYYSVPYVLVKQQLDVRLTATTVEFLHKGQRVASHVRSSERGRHTTLGEHMPKSHREYAEWTPQRLVSWAAKTGPHTAALAEKILASRAHPQQGYRSVLGLIRLAKTYTPERLEAACQRALATNACRLKSVASILKTGLDRQSLPESTESQLSLLPSHDNIRGAGYYH